The Toxorhynchites rutilus septentrionalis strain SRP chromosome 1, ASM2978413v1, whole genome shotgun sequence genome contains the following window.
ttcaaaaatgatcctgattttcctgatttttatgcTTTTTAATTTATTAGAATGAACAttattcgtaaaaatatacaggATTCCCTGACAAtgttggaaatgagaactgtcataatagcaTGTATGCTCACATTAAATTAGGTTCTCGTGGTGCAAACCTACCTAACCTTTTCATCAAAATGTATGATCGTTAGAAATCGACTGAATAAGCTCTTCCAGAGTGAAAATACCGAATTATTTTCACTACGCATAAAAGATTCGAGGCTTTTCGAAACAGCGCTGGATAATTTCATGAAATCAGAATATCTGACGAATTTAAGAAATAATAATGATATTAAGTTTCAGGAATAACACTATGAcgaaggaatacgtttcagagagTATTGTTACTCAagagaaattttttgaattcAAAGCCAACATAATGAGATTTTATACATTTGCTCGTCAAATTGACAATAGAATCTTTAATGGTGAAATtatagtaaatatatctatattcgaatcttcttcttctttctttgtttttaagaggctttaaactttgaagttcattcgcctctaatattcGAATCAAATAacactaaaattttaaaaaaataaacaattcaaTCGCTAATGATATGCTTTCCGTATTAGGTGAGTAAAGATCCATTCCAAAGTATGACGATTAGTTGGAAGAAAttatgaatattgatttctctacaATTTATTGTAGTGATGTTGTaggtttttgcgaaaaattattgaattgtGTTCAAGAGATTCCTGAAAAGTTCTCTCAATAGCAAAAACTTCAACTATGatcagcatgaaaaaatacgaaGAAACTAACATCTTCTAGTTAGATTGAAGTTTTAAGCTGCGTGAAAGATTGTAGAACAAAATAATAAGAATGCAAAATCTTATTTAGGGGTAAGAAATAATGCGTGAAATTCaaacttttttcaaatatgCTTCGGGTTATCCGATTTAGGAAATGGactgtttttttgtgaaatttgttgttctaaaggtagctttatAATGCCTCtgtcatagaagtcttggtccttgtTGGTGAAAAATCTAACAATCGATTTTTAcagtcttctcttgatcccaatttcttttcactcagaaagttttgcaatgcgagcAAAAGATGATAATCGCtcggtgccaggtccggactatatggtggatgtatTTAAACATTTCAATCAAGCTCCCGAAATCTCTGGCGAATCATTATAGACATTCGTTgtcctgatgaaataaaacacctCACTACAGCCAgctaatgtttctatggtggttcgacacctaccctctctctaaggaggggagGTAGtttgctatacaaatgaaacacatatttttgcataactcaagaactaatcaaataaatggagataaatttgacatgtgagggttttttgggtatgagaaatgatggttagacaccccTTTCTCCTCtggcataaaaatattacacatatttcaactaaccaaattccaaccaaacatgacaactgaaaattttcggaaacgacattttctgaaatttaaaatatatttgttatttttaccaaccaaaatattctctagaaatcattcatatgacagaacaacgtttgccgggtcagctggtgTAGAATAAAATTGAATACAGTGCAACCCCGATGATCCGTGGTGGCGAATGGTGAATTATTCACCACAGCGAGTTCCATAATAAATCCATAGACCTTCTCGGAATTTCTCAGAGAGTGATAAGCTCATGCACATTTGTTTTGGTCATTGCTTTCACAATATTTAACCCCTGGTGTACACGACCAtgtagatggatagttcaatgataTCTGTATTGAtacaacatagttttcatgctaaaatatatattttttgtgtttgtacTTCATTGCTAGCCCTTTATTgagttatccgcgattttcgttattcgcggttaTCTTGCACGATTATTCCGcgaataatcgaggttctattGTATATGTAAGTCTGCCTATAAACATCATAATCTTGTCATCgacacgaactttccggaccaGTATGAGCCATCCtgttttttcctgatttttattttcattcttcctgatttttgagatTTATTGTTGGCAACCCTCAAGATTCCATCTTAGTTTTCGTAATCACCAATGCGAACGACAACCTTTTAGTAATGGTGGGGAACACGCATATGACATCAAGATCTAGGGAGCTATTAATGCTATTGGCAAATGAGCTATCGAACGTAGTTTCAAAATTTACAACGGGGCTGCGTTCGGGAGTCAAAATCTACAACGAACGCATCCTCCGCCGTTGAACGTTGAAAATATTGTGGTGGTCGACTGCAACCCGAATTTCATGCACCATGTCGATGAAGAACTGTGCCACCGTTCAATTATTTTAAAGCATTACCAAACCTCGCCGGAGTAACAACCAAAtccgaatcggagacgaccagCAGCGGCTTAGAGGACGGGATTGTGGTTGCCTCTAAAATGCCGGCCACTTCtgccgagaagacctggcagatgtccgccACTTTTTTTTGCTGGAAATCAGTCTGTTATTACCGTCGcttaccccaaatccaactcctgatgggccttttgagccgtccgtaTACCTGATTTCGTGGAGGCGGTATTTTTCtgctatgatggccttgaaatgTTCTGGCAGACCGACTGAGCTTACCCCGGCTCGGAAGTTGTTCCTGATACCGTTCTCCATGAGAGTCGTTGGGAACCTCCAATCGTTCGCcccaaaccaggattgttttgccaccgggGGAAGGTTGGAATGCACCAcccgctgcaggatcgtgttgctaagggcggtcAGGTGGGTCTCCCCCTTACCGCTGGTTTTCGACAAAAAACTGACAGTCCTAGATACGATAGCCAAGTCGATGATTAGGTCGAAAGGGGGTTCCCCAATTTCagcgcagacagaggcagctgTTTTTGGAGATAAAGTGGATTTGACCGGTCGGGAGGATGTAGGAGTATTTATCAAGGAGGAGTGGCTGGAATGAGTGACTTGTGTTACCCCGGatgtttcaacactttttgtttGTGGCAATGATGACCTGGCTTTAGATATTTCTTTCATTGACGCGGCCATGTTCGCGATGGTATGGTCTTTTTCGCCTATTTTTTTTACCAGGTCATTTAGCCTTCGATCCGGGGCTGCCTCCTTGTTTGGTGTGTGGTCAGGAGCTCGGTCATCTCTGACAGCTTGGGCATACCTTACTGGCCGACCATTTTCTGCCTCAAAGATCAATCTTGCCATTTTATAGTCGACGTCCCGGTCTACTTTAATCTTTTGGATTGTATTCTCCTTTCGGTATTCCGGACAGGAACGGGATGCAAGGTTGTGGTCTGCGGATTTGCATCGGCTGCAGAACGAAGGCTGCTGACATTTGGGACTTTCAGCCGGGATCACATGGTTAACGGAACAATTTCCACAGGTTGGCGTGTTTTGTCTGCACcttgtttttgtgggtgcgacgGGTAATACGGCCTTGTTCTGACTCGAAGATAtccgaaataaataaattcaggTGTACATGTGCCATTTCAGGTCAGGATTAACACAGGGATGTTTTATACCGTGTCTGGACCGGTCCGCCGCTTGAGTCTTCTAGCCGCTGTCACTTTTTGATCTTTGAGGTagtccacaatgtcctcctCCGACATATTTGTTGTCTGTGCGCAGCTGACCACACACTTGGTACTGTTCAAGTGTTTATGGTAGGTGACCTTAACGTTTGTTCCATCTGAAAGTTGTGTCAATTGTAACAGAGCCtccgcttttttttatttctaactTTAAGAGCATAAGCCGCACCATTGCTCTCAGGTAAGGCACCCTCTATTTCGCCAACACAGTTCTCAACAGACTTGCGAATGAGAAAGGGAGCGGGGGGAGGTCTTTATCTTTACCGTCATCGCCTACACCAGTAATACGCAATATGATAAGCTCACCGTGTTCACCAGTCGGATCCATATATCTTGGTAGTAATGCCCCCGAATAACTGCCTCCAATCTTGCGGTGGTTTCCACCATGGCGGCGGCCCAACGGCTACTTAAACTCTGGCAGACACCATTAGATGTTTTCGTTAGCGCGCACTACGGGGGAAGCCTGACCCCTACCCTACGACCGGTACGGCTTCTATGACCACAAAGAGCAataaaattgtttattttacacaattaaaaaataatacaatttATCCACAAAACAAGTTAACACAAACGAAACGTCCAAAAACTTGTGTGCGGCACTGTAACCGCACCGGCGCTAGATACACAACAGACGtaaatagtgatccccgatttttgaaattaatcgttcatccactaatcgaatacttttaagCAGTttcttattcgatacgattaatcgatccaaataatcgattaatcgattaatcgtcacactgagagaaataattagttagactaatatttttcatttattagaaagccatctggaatcaaaaaagtgttcattacgcctgaaaatcaattattattttttacgctcccctaaactcgtaaacgaagctcatctCGCATCGACGACATTGAACTTCTTTTaggagtttaggagagcgtcaaagataattattgattttcaggataaaactgcagtggctgtacggtttttttgctctgggtttgaatcgattaatcgatgtaaattattcgttcgcttcgattattggttgtgcagtattcgttcgattaataatcgatttctgtaggaagtattcgattaatcgattaatcgaacgattatcggggatcactagacgTAAACAATTGTTCACAATGCCACCGGTACAAACGACATTCGCGGCGAATAAATGGACAATACGGACACAAATAACGACGGTAAAATCACTTCTACGGCCTGCGTGGTGCCCCGTGAGGTTTACACGTACAATGAAATACAACGATAAACAATATAAACGTAAACAACGATTATTCGCAGCGGGAGAAAAAAACAATGTCTACTCGCTTGCGATATAACATGCCACTGCACAGTCGAAGCTCTCTATATCTACAAATCTCTTTATAACGACATGTACAAAGATCCCTTAAAAATCGTATTGAAATTCTTTCCTTTTTTGCGACATTTCTTTATAGCGACCATTCCCTGTAGCGACAGATTACCGCTCATACTTATCATTCTCTTTTGCGACAAATTTTCAATGCCACTCCATTCACAGTGCTATAATAATTAGCAGAATTGAACTTAGTATATGACTATGAACGAAAATAGTCTAAGTTATGTTTTGTGAAGATTAGTTATCTGTTCACGCACAActaatataaattttcggatattttacagagaaaaatttaaattggaacATGGTACTTAACCTGGACACATATTCAGATGCGATTCGACTGTCGGtacatttagatttttttttctgctgctgTTGAGCAATTCAAATCCGATGCTTTACCGCTATTAATGACTATAGCCCACAAGACATTTTCAGTATGAATGAAACgggtttgtttttcaaattcttACTCAATAAGCCAATACTCAATACTTCAAAAGCGATAAATGTCACGGGGGCAAACATTCCAAAGAGCTAATCATAGTTGATGTGGCAATAATATGGACGGATCGGATAAGTTGGAAAGTCTGGTCATTGGTGAGAGTGTCAAACAAAAATGCGTGGATGGTGAGCGCGATGTTTGAAGCATGGATTTTGAAACTGGATGAAAGAATGGTGACTGAAGAAAGACGtatcattttgtttattgataaTTGTCCTAGCCAtccaaataacaaaaattaaccAACAAAAATTGAGAAATTGCTGCAATCCTCCGTGTATTCGTGTATTCGGGCctgagggcctgattctcgaatacacttcacggtggaaacgaaacaaacggcacgccattgaactacgttttacgagttaatgaagtgtcgaagataatgatgagttttcaggcagaatgagcacttttcaaatgaaaaatgaaaattaacttcttcgtatcaaactggtattcaatgtgagtggaaaactttgttttcttcatgtgatataataatctcacacaaaaatttcatctgaagataatttgatattataatgataaatttagtgggaaactaatctcgcatccagatgtcgacaccgtaccgttgtcatcgcgaatgcgtttcataccgtttccaccgtgaagtgtattcgtagtgtattcgagaatcaggccctgattctcgaatacacttcacggtggaaacggaaagaaacgtatccgcgatgacaacggtacggtatcgacatctggggcctgattctcgaatacactacgaatacacttcacggtggaaacggtatgaaacgcattcgcgatgacaacggtccggtgtcgacatctggatgcgagattagtttcccactaaatttatcaatataatatcatattatctccagatgaaatttttgtgtgagattattatatcacatgaagaaaacaaatttttccactcacattgaataccagtttgatacgaagaagataattttcattaatgattttttatttggaaaatgctctttctgcctgaaaactcatcgttatcttcgacacttcactaactcgtaaaacgtagttcaatggcgtgctgtttattttgtttccaccgtgaaatgtattcgagaatcagagccattgggcctgattctcgaatacactacgaatacacttcacggtggaaacggtatgaaacgcattcgcgatgacaacagtacggtgtcgacatctggatgcgggattagtttcccactaaatttatcattataaaatcaaattatcttcagatgaaatttttgtatgagattattataccacatgaagaaaacatgaagttttccactcacattaaacaccagtttgatacgaagaagttaattttcgataatgattttttatttgaaaagtgctcattctgcctgaaaactcatcattatcttcgacacttcactaactcgtaaacgtagttcaatggcgtgccgtttatttcgtttccaccgtgaagtgtattcgagaatcaggcccattatttttatgtgaaaattgtttttttttatgtaaacgCTGCGTAGATGTTTATTTCCTTCATACACACATgcgatttttcccattttcgtATTCTCAAATAAAGAACCGAATATTCGGCTATCCATCGAAGCTTGATGGATATTCAGTATCcagccaaactactatccgtttcagcACTACTAATAGTTATTCTTAACACAACTAAAGGAATCGACAGTCAAAAAAGATTATGAGGTTTAAAAATCCAAATAGAAATCAAAACTATGAATGAATACTCAaacttttcttttatttttttttcaacaggacggcggtTATACTAATTTTAAAGTTGTCAAGGCACGCTGCAATTCGTATAATCTCATCTTCGAAGCGAATCGTTTCCTGCGGCGCAACAAATCCTGCAGTGGCTTGCCCAAATGGTACTGGGCATGTAGTATTAACGGGTGTCCAGTCAAAATCTGCAGCTATAAAGGACGCCTCTATAAAACTAATGACAAAATCAATCACATTCATCCTCCCACCGAAAAGGACGACTCGCAGCACGAGGTAATTTTGCCACACCAAATGCAGGAGCTGTTGACACAGAGCCCACAACAGCAGCCGCAGGTGGCATCCACTGGGCAAATCCAACCCCAGCCAGAGCAGCTCACAAGAAAAACTGTTGATGATTCTTCGGCATCTGTAGCGgaaggaaattcttccagtcCCTCTTTGGATGAAGAATCAATAGAGGAAACAGGAGCATACACGACCTTGAAGGAAGAAGATGGTTCACAGAGTCTACTCTATAAAGAGCACAAATTTAAACTGCTAAAAATAGAAAACGATGGTATCAAGATTTGGAAATGTACTGTCTCCAAAGAGGATGATGGACTGTGCAGTGATATTATACGCCAATTAACCGATGGAAGGATTAAGGTACAAAGAAGAGTTAAGAAGGAAGATTTAAGCGAAGATGAAGATACGGCTAATGACGATGAGGCTGAAGGAGGGAGACGAAAAAGTCGTCCTCCAAAAGTGGCGGTCTATGACAATTATCATTACAAGTATTGTCATGCTAGACCCGAGGGTACCTTATATTGGAGATGTGTTATGAAACAAGACAACAACTGCTTAGCTTCGTTGCACACGAAGTCAACATTTGAATTCCTTAATTTCAATGATCAAGCACATAATCACGATCCGCCGGATCCATTGGTGCAGTTGGAGAACGCAATAATATGCATGATTACACCTTCGCAGAAACCTCCAACAACGCCTCCCATGGGCTCAACGGACTTTCAACTTGTTAAAAGTGGCCAAAAGAGGGAATTTCTTATTTATCAAGGGTATCGCTACTACTTCCAGTATGAATCCAAAAACGGCAAACGCTCCTACAGATGTACAATGTTTCGTAATTGTCCTGCAGGTGCGTTCCTGATGCCGGACAACACTATTGCAGAGGCTAAAAACTTCGTCCACACTCATCCTCCGACGGAGAATTTGGAAAAGTATGTCACAAAAGACAGTCTGATAACGAGTCCTATAAAGAATGCCGACGGTCAACCAGCTAGGCAACAAAGAACCGTAGCTGAGAGCGGTCAATTTCCGATGCTGAACGAGTCGGTTGTAAGCGCAAGCAGCAATGAAGAAGTCGCTCGTGCAAATGGttataaaatcataaaaaattataaaaacaaagaGATTCTTATTTACACCGGATGGCGATACTTCGTGGATTACAAGAAGAAAAATGGTGGCCAAGTATGGCGCTGTTCCTCTCATAGGCTTTGTCGTGGTGCCGTACATCTATTCCCGGACGGTTCGATCAACTTTGCCAAGCTGGTTGACCATAACCATATGCCTCCTAGACGAAGTTTCAGCAGCTCACTGGATTCTAGTGGGATGAGGCCAAATGACAACCCAAATAACGTATACACGAGTGGTGTATTGCCTGATGTGTCGTCAACTGCATACACTCCACCGTACCATCGATATATAACACACCACGGGCATCGATTTCGCTTTGCGACACGTAAACGCGAAGGCACCATTTATTGGCGCTGTGCAATGAGGCTAGATACCAAGTGTCCCGTTTCCTTCCACACGAAAGAGGACACTTATGAGTTGGTGAGCATGAGAAATCATGAACACAATCACGAAATACCCGCTGTTTGGCCGGAAGTTGCCGGAGGTCAGATCACCGAGGAACTTCCCACGGTTAAAATGCCTCAGGAGGAAATTGGAACATCGGACTATATTTTAACAAAAAACTCAAAGGGTCGAGATGTGATCCTCTACCAGAACAGTCGGTTCTATTTGGACTACTCAAGGAAGGACGGCAAAATCGTCTTCCGATGTTCTTCTGTGGCAGGTTAGTTGGATACAGTAGAGCAATTCTAGGCCAAATTGGTCGGTCGCTGACCGGAcgctctccgattttttttttcttcgaaaccTTGTACATATGCTGGTAACTACCCGAAATCAcaactttcattattttttttagttcgtttatttttacagacaaGTTTCAAGGAACCGAATTCTTGATAACATTTCAATTACTATATACAAACAGTTTTCTCAACTCTATAGTTGGTAAAGGAGAAAACctattactcgcggtcggctcgagtttagaagggtgacatattttttcagaaaaagaatgggatataaggagattgtaacaatgttgatgaacacactcaattcttaaatctattcgtatatttactgtgtatttacatttcaacttattctactgctTAGCAAGAGGATTAATTGTGTCGTCTAGTTGCAACACCGGTCAACTTCTCAGATacgagaaattgtttttttttcggttttctaGACCTTAGATACATTATTCCACTTATTGAACAGCCGCCGATCCAGATCACTGCAGGGGCTGCTTCCTCTTTTTCGGTTCCTTTAGGCACTTCACCCCGAAACTCattaaagagcaaaaaaaactcgAAGGGGATAAAAAAACTTCGAAACAATGCTTGTAACAAAGAAGCCAAAAACCACATCCAGCTCCGGCAAGCAATTGACgaggaatgaaaatttcattatcatatgaccaatttttatTCTGCCTGGTTCTTTAAGGGCGTATGCAGAAACATTGATTTCAAGGTGTCTGATCAAAATATTATGTACGGCaaagtttaaaaattattaaactatttagaaaaaaataccttttaAATACACCGTTAAAAAATCTTAtacaaaaattgaattcaatgttaAAAATCTCAATATCTCAAAAGACCATCCCATCGGTGTTTTTACATATATTTTAATTAGAAAAATCTctcaattcatcaaattttgtcATTTAGTAGTGCGATGTCGGACTCCTAAAAatagagatatgattttttaaattatttaatttcaatACTTTATATGATTGTGAAAATAGTGGTTTCGGGTAgttgtcagcatttgtacacagtttcaaaaaaaatcctagCGGGTCGCGTCAAAATCTGCCGTTTTCCGGTTAATTTGGCGTTGTTTGCTTGGTAAGAAAATGAAATgtgagtttatttttttttgcctctTCAATTTCAGGTTGTCGCGCCACCGTTTTCCTTCTACCAAACAAAACCCTGCTCGTTAGCCGTGATCTAGTGCACACTCATGGGACGACGTCAATAATGGGCGGATTGATGAATCACTCTCTCTCAATGATGGACCAGGACGGAGACAACAAATCGGACGATGAGATTCAAATTGTACCGCCTCCTGATCCTTTGAGCATTGACGGGAACAATTCGATCGATCCCGCTTCCTCATCGTCATCCTTACAGTTGCCTAAATTTATCGTTCATCATGGATACCATTATAAATTCGTTTCGAAGAATGTCGAAGATCGTACGGCATTTTGGCGCTGTTCAAACTACGAAGCCAAAATGAACTGTCAGGCATCCATCTTTACTACTCTGGCCGGAGAGGTGATACGAACCAACAATATGATGCACAACCACAAGGCAGAGGACTACAACAGTGCTTCGGCGAACAATAGTCTGGCCAAACGGAAAGCACTCATCGGTTCGCGTGATTACAAAATTgtgaaaaactggaaaaatcgCGATGTGCTTGTGTTCCAGCAGTGTCGGTATTTCCTGCATTATGTGCGAAAAGATGGGAGAAAAGTGTGGCGATGTTCGGCAATCCGAAGTTGTCATGCCGCGGTTTACTTGGGAGCAGACGGTCGGGTTGATCAGGTCAAAGGTGAGCATGTGCACGATATAAGACAGGAAGGGGAACCAAGGAGGAGACGAGCGAGGAGATCTCGTCTAGAGATTATGGAGCACGATGGACACagcggaaatggaaatggaaacgggaacgggaacgggaacaTTCATCCTGGAAATGGAAACGAATGGATCGATTACAGTGACTACGGAATGCAGATGAACAGCAGTAGTAATGACAACAATTCCTTGTGGGATAACTTTAACCCACATCAGATGGCTGCGGGAATAGTTGGTGATAGtggagaaaattttgattttagtTATCATTCTGTGTTTGGTAATCAACCTAGTTTTGGGGGAGATTTTGGATTGCTCGGGGATGGAACAGATGCGACCGGTTTGGAAGATGATGATGAGGGTCTTCCATTGGAACCGGATGTTAGCTTCCACGAAAACGAGAATTATGAAGCAGTGGTACAGATGGAAGATAATGagtaattattattttattttttattagtaattattactatttttaaatgagaaaatatttaaccTTTTTTAGCAAAATAGAGTTAGGTTATAAGCGTGTCGCCACGCGAGCATACCTGAGAAAAAGTTGTTTATTTCGGCGAAAATTTTCCTATTAATTAGTACTGTTGAAAACATACAAATTTATGTTCAGAGAAAGCGAAAGTATTCATTTTAGGAATGTCCCTTGTTAAGACAGTTTATAAACCATTGTGAGATACGCGAGAATAAAGTGAAGTAACTTCCTTTAGTTTATCATTCATTGCAACGCAAGTGCATATAACCAGCAAACAAAGATAACAATATCTCATTTCTTATATGGCAGAGAAAgagagctagaaaataatattcCTATAAATGACTTTAGTTAAATATTCGActcatatattatttttttcaaaaaaaaaaacaaaacgtaaatgaactaacacacacacacacacccacacacggAAAAAGATGAATCGCAATTTTACATGGCCCATTTGCACATTTAAATACTACATTATTCATATGATGCAAATATATTAATGAAATTATATAtgatatttattattatttatttcatagAATTTTATGATACATAATATCACATCAATAAATATGGCTCACATAGCGGCAGTGGCGTAGCGTGgccgggtgacacccggggcggtTTGTTACCCCTCCAACAATACttagttttcgttttcgaatgaaaaatcaaatttatatttattacaaTATTAGATATAACGAATAAGAAATCATTCACACAGTTCAGCTTGAAGCGATCGGACGCTTTGTGCTATTGTGCTCGCGTTTCGGTAACAGCTATTGTTATTGGCTGGTGTTTTTTCCTCAACCAAGTGTGCTTCTTCCATCGCGTGTTAATTGTGGGAACAGTGAAGTGCGCTCAACAATTCCCACCAACTGGAGTGAATAGCTTCTCACAGCAGATACTGGTGAAGGTCTATAGAGAGACACTTTTGATCGCCGAATCATCGCCATTTCCACCGCCGACGTAGGTGCGCTCGCTCACCAATACACCTACAGCAGTGTAATAATAGACGCCAACACGTGATCAACTGGACGGTGCAGAACGAGTCGAATATTATCTGCGCGGGGTGCGCATTTAGGTGAATACgcataaaaatacatttagagaaaatatatataaatattatattttattttatttttttcttgaaatagtatatttttttattttattattgtgaaatatttaaaaaaaaatagaatttaagtGCCATTTATAATGGCAGAAGGTGGGGGGTCTCCGAATATGGAGATCTCAGACAATGAAACCAATGAATCCCCCCCATCAGgtaaaaaagggaaaacacTTAAACGTGTTCCTAAATCGCAAGAtgtttcttctggggacgaatcagcTCATGCTAATAAGCCccctcataaaaaaatcgcaaatctcTCCTCTCCACCTCTTGACGCTCCCACCCTACCTTCGACTTCGGGTTCCCTTTCTGTTATCCCCGCTACCACTCAATCCTTACCTTCGCCTACTCCCCATGTTGTCTCCCTTCCCACTCAATccttgtcctcgtcttccccctctgttacctcgtcttccccctctgttacgTCCTccccccgtgtcaaggtttatccagaagatgcatctggaactggcccatgggttgttttctttcggcccaaaccaaatggaaaagctttgaaagtcatgcagatcgcgaaagatctggcaaggtatacctccgtgtcggaaatttcgaaggttagaccaaacaaattgcgagttgtcgtgactgatcgaaaggacgcaaacaagattgttgtcgaccag
Protein-coding sequences here:
- the LOC129761986 gene encoding uncharacterized protein LOC129761986; the protein is MFEGDLRPEHNEGQFCRLCFNKSDDLCPLFPPASIPNKALLHKIFDCTTVTLSFRDDHNAKICSSCIVNIEAFFKYKIKCVENDKLLRKRRTNFFSGLGLTAEPAAVRPIGVLNSVRKTLDKQLEQETDNKPESKENCQVKQEIVEEDDDDGYFNPDQFLAQETQIGEKQLDQSSLNGSNNEQSSFETSNAIFERGWKTTEFSPQPGISGLKPLKITDYSNLTGKRGRPQKFITTVPTERLLARPSQYPNPFHTSSPIPQPKGFESAYRQHLSLSNGVRMPVSQSVSLGARFEPYSTNVLEQTRKVQKFLDDGLRDLIMNAGTPNPNFSIDGGYTNFKVVKARCNSYNLIFEANRFLRRNKSCSGLPKWYWACSINGCPVKICSYKGRLYKTNDKINHIHPPTEKDDSQHEVILPHQMQELLTQSPQQQPQVASTGQIQPQPEQLTRKTVDDSSASVAEGNSSSPSLDEESIEETGAYTTLKEEDGSQSLLYKEHKFKLLKIENDGIKIWKCTVSKEDDGLCSDIIRQLTDGRIKVQRRVKKEDLSEDEDTANDDEAEGGRRKSRPPKVAVYDNYHYKYCHARPEGTLYWRCVMKQDNNCLASLHTKSTFEFLNFNDQAHNHDPPDPLVQLENAIICMITPSQKPPTTPPMGSTDFQLVKSGQKREFLIYQGYRYYFQYESKNGKRSYRCTMFRNCPAGAFLMPDNTIAEAKNFVHTHPPTENLEKYVTKDSLITSPIKNADGQPARQQRTVAESGQFPMLNESVVSASSNEEVARANGYKIIKNYKNKEILIYTGWRYFVDYKKKNGGQVWRCSSHRLCRGAVHLFPDGSINFAKLVDHNHMPPRRSFSSSLDSSGMRPNDNPNNVYTSGVLPDVSSTAYTPPYHRYITHHGHRFRFATRKREGTIYWRCAMRLDTKCPVSFHTKEDTYELVSMRNHEHNHEIPAVWPEVAGGQITEELPTVKMPQEEIGTSDYILTKNSKGRDVILYQNSRFYLDYSRKDGKIVFRCSSVAGCRATVFLLPNKTLLVSRDLVHTHGTTSIMGGLMNHSLSMMDQDGDNKSDDEIQIVPPPDPLSIDGNNSIDPASSSSSLQLPKFIVHHGYHYKFVSKNVEDRTAFWRCSNYEAKMNCQASIFTTLAGEVIRTNNMMHNHKAEDYNSASANNSLAKRKALIGSRDYKIVKNWKNRDVLVFQQCRYFLHYVRKDGRKVWRCSAIRSCHAAVYLGADGRVDQVKGEHVHDIRQEGEPRRRRARRSRLEIMEHDGHSGNGNGNGNGNGNIHPGNGNEWIDYSDYGMQMNSSSNDNNSLWDNFNPHQMAAGIVGDSGENFDFSYHSVFGNQPSFGGDFGLLGDGTDATGLEDDDEGLPLEPDVSFHENENYEAVVQMEDNE